In Chloroflexota bacterium, the DNA window GCGACGATTGAGCCAGATTTTTTTTCGCAAGTCGAACGGCGCGGCGCGCGACCAAGCGTTCGCGGCTACATCCGCGCGCGGGGCAGTGACGCCGTTTGACCTGGATATCGCGCCGGACGATCCACTCCTCGCGTATTTACAGCAGAGCTCGAACGCGGTCGAAGTGGGGCGCGTGAATCTCGAATCGGCGGCATTGCGCGCGTTGAAACAAGCCGGCGTCAAGGTCGTCGTGCCGCTCGTCAGTCAAGGCGAGTTGATCGGTTTGTTGAACCTGGGTCCGCGTTTGGGCGAGCAAGAGTATTCGAGCGGCGATTTCAATTTGCTCGACAATTTGGCGACGCAAGCCGCGCCGGCGGTGCGCGTGGCGCAATTGGTGCAGCAGCAACAGTTCCAAGCGCAAGAGCGCGAGCGCATGGCGCAAGAGTTACGCGTAGCGCGCTTGATTCAGCAAACCTTGTTGCCCAAGCAACTCCCGCACGTCGCCGGGTGGCGGCTCGCGGTGCATTATCAACCGGCGCGCGAAGTCGGCGGCGACCTCTATGATTTTTTCGAATTGCCGGATGGACGGCTGGTTATCGCGGTGGGCGATGTGACGGACAAGGGCGTGCCCGCCGCGCTCGTGATGGCGACGACGCGCGCGGTGTTGCGCGGCGCGGCGCGGCGCGAACTTTCGCCGAGCGAGGCGCTGGAACGTTCGAACAATTTGCTTTGCCCGGAAATGCCGCCCGCGATGTTCGTCACGTGTCTCTATGCGATTCTCGATCCGACGACCGGACGCTTGCAGTACGCGAACGCCGGACACAATCCGCCGTACCGCCGGCACGACGGCGCGGCGGACGAGTTGCGCGCGACCGGGATGCCCCTTGGGCTGATGCCGGGAATGAAGTACGAAGAAAAAGAAACCGTGCTCGTCCCCGGCGATAGTGTTCTGCTGTACAGCGACGGTTTGATCGAAGCGCACAACGCGCGGCGTGAGATGTTTGGTTTCGCGCACTTGCGTGAGCTGGTCGCGCAACACGCGTCCGGTAGTTCGACGTTGTTGCCGTTTTTGATGGAGCAGTTACGCCAATTCAGCGGCGCGGGCTGGGAACAGGAAGACGATATCACCATGCTGATGCTGGAACGTTTGCATTTTACCGATGCCGACCGACGCGATTTGAAAACGCGCGACGAATTTACGTTGCCGAGTGAGCCAGGAAACGAACGCGTCGCGATGGCGCGCGTCGCGAATGTCGCGCGCGGGCTGGGTTTGCCGAACGCGCAACTCGACCGCCTCAAGACGGCGGTCGCGGAGACGACGATGAACGCGATCGAGTACGGCAATCGCAATCATGCGGATGTGCCGGTGGAAATTCGCGTTGCCGCGTCGGACGAGTTGCTCGCGATTTACATCACCGATCAAGGCACGGGTGTGCCCGGCGGCGAACCGCCCACGCCGAACCTCGAAGCGAAACTCGCCGGTCTGCAATCGCCGCGCGGCTGGGGTTTGTTCCTCATCAAAAAAATGGTTGATGAGATGAACGTCATCGCAGGGGACAAGCACACCGTCGAACTGATCGTCCGCATCAAGGATGGGTGAAATGGATCCAAGTCCGTTTGCGGCGAAGGTGCGCGCATTATCGCGAATGCGCGCCATCGAAATGTCAGGCGAGATTGACGGCTCGCAAAGCGATCAACTGATGGCGCTATTCAATCAAGTGGTGATCCAAAAACCGTCCGCGGTTCTTTTAGATTTTACAGAGATTGGGTACATCAATAGCAAAGGTATTGCGGCAATTGTGGCGATGTTGACCCGCGCGCAACTCGCCCAAGTCCGTCTGTTGGCGTGCGGCTTGAGCGAGCACTATCGAGAGATTTTTCAAATTACGCGGCTGTCTGATTTTATCGAAATTTATTCGGATCAGGCGACGGCAATGAATTCCGTCAAGTAAGGAGGGGACATGGCAGGGAAAGCGACGGTCACGGCGCGCAACGTGCGCGAAGGAGTGAGCATTCTCGACATTCAGGGTGAGATCAACGCGTTCGCGGAGAACGCGCTGATGGATGCGTACACGCAAGCGACGAGCGCGAACGCGCGGGTGATCATTTTGAATTTCACCGGCTTGGAGTACATGAACAGTTCCGGCATCGGTCTCTTGGTAACACTGCTCATTCGCGTGAATCGGCAGAAACAGAAATTGTTGACGTACGGACTCAACGAACACTATCAGCAAATTTTTGGACTGACGCGCTTGAACGAAGCGATTCGCATCTGCCTTTCGGAAAGCGATGCGCTGGCGAACGCGTGAACCTATGAAAATCTATGACATCTCAATTCCAATGACGCCGACGATGCCGACGTATCCCGGCGATCCCACCGTGAGCATCGAGCCGGTTTTGCGAATCGCGCACGGTGATAATGCGAATGTCTCGCGCTTGACGTTTGGCAATCACACTGGCACGCACGTAGACCCGCCAGTGCATTTCATTCCCGGCGGCAAGACGGTTGACCAACTCGATTTGAACACGCTCGTTGGTTCCGCGCGCGTCGTAGACTTGACGCGCGTAAAAAAGATCATTACTGCCGCCGATTTGGAACGCGCGCGGATTCCGCGCCGTGTGACGCGCGTGCTCTTCAAAACGCGTAACTCGGCGATGTGGCGACGCGCGGGCTTTCAAAAAGATTTTATCGCGCTCGCGCCCGACGCGGCAGTGTGGCTGGTCGCGCGCGGGGTTAAGCTGGTCGGCATTGATTACCTCAGCGTCGAAGCGTTCGGCGTACCAGAACCGGCAACGCACCGCACGTTGCTGGGCGCGGGAGTGATTGCGGTTGAGGGATTGAACTTGAGCGGGATCACGGCGGGAACGTACAAACTGGTGTGCTTGCCGATTAACGTGCAAGGTGGCGATGGTAGTCCGGCGCGCGCGATCTTGATCGAGGAATGACGCGGCGCGTGTGACCCATGCACGCATTGATTGACCCAGTTTGCAATCGAATTTGACGTTTGCGCGAGATATGCGCGGGGATACAAGGGCGAAGCATTCGCCGCCGTGGTTCAGTTTTGGCAAGTGCACTTTGAAGTACCAGCATCGGCGAATGCCTCGTCCCAACGATATCAAATCAATCTGAGGTGAAATGCAAATGCGAGAAAATGTAGTGCGCGCGATGCTCAAACGCGGCGAGTCCGTGTACGGCATGATGATCTCCGAGTTCGACAGCCCGGTGATTCCGGTCATTATGGCAGATGCAGGGCTAGACTTTGTCATTCTCGACATGGAGCACGGCTCGTTCACGTTGACGAGTGCGTTGCACATTTTGCAAATGGCGCGCCTGGCGAACATTACGCCACTCGTGCGCGTGCCGGATGGGATGTACCACGTCATCGCGCCAGTGCTCGATGCGGGCGCGCAAGGCATCGTCGTGCCGCGCGTCGAAACGCGCGAGGTCGCCGAACGTTCCATCGCGGCGATGCGCTATCCGCCGCTTGGCGTGCGCGGCATCTACGGCGGTAAGGCGAACAATGATTACCAGCCGGTTAAGTTGATGGAGTACACGCGTCACGCGAACGACAACATCCTCGCGATCATTCAAATCGAATCGAAAACCGCGGTCGAACGCGCGGACGAATTGCTCGCGACCCCAGGTCTGGACGGTGTGCTCGTCGGACCCTGGGACTTGGCATCCTCGCTCGGCATTGACCCAAGCGATGCGATGGTCGAGACGATGGTGCAACGCGCGCTCGATGCAACCAAGCGGCACCACGTCGCGTGCGGCATTCATGTCGGCGATCCCAGGGTCATCAAGCAGTGGCAAGCGCGCGGGATGACGTTTCTCTCGTGCCTCGGCGATCTCGAAATGTTGCGGAACGCCGCATACGCGCTGAACAAGGCATTGCGCGGATAACGCGCGAGGCGATTCGTAGATTCCGGCTCTCGCGCTATCGTCGTCAAGAAAAAGATTGGGAACTTTGGATTTTGTAGGGACGTTCGCGGAGCGTGCAACGGCTCTACAAAATCCAATTCTAAAAATAATCCCCAACATCTCGAGAAACAATCAGCCCGTCTCGATTTATCGAGGCGGGCTTTTGTACGTGAACTTGTCAATCGAAACGGACACAGTCCTACGCGGATGGCATCCTAATCATCGTCCCATTCGAATTGGGCAAAGTAGATGTCTTCTTCGACCGTGTCGTTCAAGCCGCGCGTATCTGCCCACACGACGTATGGTTTGCCTTTGGCATCCGTCGCGACCCACATGTAATCGCCGAGAAAACCGGCTTCGATGGGGTTGTTTGCAGGAGTGAGATTGGGCATGGAGCCGGTGGTCAGTCTCTTGTACTTGACGGATGGATTGGGAGAGGCGGGGTTCTTGATCCGCGCGAGCGTGATGTCGTTGCAGCCGGTCGTTTCGCAATTGCCGTACGAACGATCATAGTACGCGGCGTACAGCGTGCGACCATCTGGCGTTATCGCGCTCCACGGTTGCCACTGCGCGCTCGCGTTGAACTTGGACTTGGGGGTGATGTTGAACGGCGCGCTCCAGGTCGTGCCGCCATTCGTCGAGTAGGAATAGAACACGTCGTTGTCGCAGGGTGGGGTCGCCGTGGAGGCAGAGCCGGTGCATGTTCCGCCCCCGTTGCGAAAGTCGGACCACGAGACGAACAATTTGCTGTTCTTGTCCACCGACGTCGAAATCGAAGTGAACTCTGGCACGCGATACCCGTTGGGTGGGAGACACTGGCGACCGGCTGGGCAGCCCGCCGCGCTCGGACCCGTCGGGTGATTATCAATCAAATCTCCCACTTTGACTGGCGCGCTCCAACTTGCCGCGAGCGCGCAATTCGCGGCAGCCGGACATTTGACGAACAAGACTTGATTGACACCGACGAGCGGTGTGTTCGCGTTGCCGAACGCGACATAGATCGTTCCGTCCGGACCGACGATGGGATGCGATCCTTGATCCTGGTCGCATTGGTTGGGTTGACCGGTCGTGCCGCTGCCGACGGTGCAGGCGGTGGTGTTTTTCCCACTGATCTCGACTCCGGGCGACCAGGTCGCGCCGCCATTGGTAGATTGGCTAAAGTAGATCGGACTATTCGTCGCGGTAAAGCGCGTCCAGGTTGCGTAGACATTGTTTTTCTTCGGACTGGATGCGTTGGCATCCGCGACGATGTACTCTTTGTCGTGAAAGACATTCGGGTTATTGTCGTTCGCGACGACTCCTACCGGCGTATCGCGGTAGGTCTGGAACGACAGACTCGCGTCGGGCGAATGATAGAACGCACCGCCAATGCCGGCATTCGACTTGACGACGACGAATGCGCTTGCGGCTGAGTTGATGTCGAACAAAATTCCGCCGACGTAGGCGTTGCCGTTCGCGTCGAAGGTGGCAGTCGGATCACTGCACGCATCCGCGGTGTGCCCGTCCGCTAGGATGAATTGCCAGAAGGGTGGGACTTGATCGCCCCAGGTTCGTCCGCCATCAAACGACCAGTCGTAGCCGCAGTGGTTGAAACCGATGCGGCTATCATTCTGACCGGCGATGAGGTTGCGCGGATTCGTTGGGTTGATCGCGATCACCTCTTCCGCTTGCCGGCGAAGCGAACAGTCTTGATTGACGCGGATGTTGAGCAAACCATCCGGTCCCTTGAAGACATTCTGGCATCCTTGCGTGCCGGAACTCGACAAGTTCTTGGGGCGCTTGTCGTCATGACCCTGGGCTTTCGCTTCCGCGGCGCGCTTTGCCAATTCGCCGGACGCTTCGAGCACAGCATACATCGTGCCAGACGATATACGCATTTCGTGTTTGCTGGTCTTGATTTCGCCGCGTTCAATTTGCAGTTGCCGCGCAAGAATTTTGTTGGCGGGTCCCTGAGATTGGGCGGTGGGCGCCGTGTCCGGCATGGCGACGAACACCAAGAACATCATCGCCGACAGCATGACTGCCAGCGCTATTTTGGTTCGCATGTTGCTCCTCCTTCCAGGATTTGTGAATAACATGGGCAATTTTCAGTCACGCGATAAATAGATATTTTTCGCTATCCGCCTCCGAGATAGAACCACATCAAATCGTGGAGTTGGCTTGCTCATCTTTTTAGCCACAGAAAATTTCCGTGTGTTTCTGTGTGGCGCGAAGCGTATGGCAGAATGGATGTCCACGATTCGGTAGGGGGCTACACTGCCTCCTTTCTGCCAAACAAAAAGAAGAGTCTACCTAGAAATGGACTCTTCTATCTGATTGGAACGATTGAATTGAATAGGAATGCAAAACAGAAAACAACGCACGCGCCAAACGAGCTGCGTAAGTTTCCGCACGGATACACACGAACAGAGCACTCAGTTAGGACGTGTATCACGATAACTCCGCTGTCATCACGGGAGACATGCTCACTCATCAAGCATGCCAAGAATATAGCGGCGATTATAGCGAAAACGTGTCATTCGTCAATGCCCCATTGTTCTAAAAATCGCAAGGGGAACTTGCCAAGCCGGATAGCGTCATTATAATCAGACACGGAGGTGAAAATGAAACCTTTTCCATTCCTGGTTGTCCTGGCATTCGGCGCGATCATCGGATGTTCGGCGCAACCAACTATTGTGCCGTTGGCTAAAATCGAAACGCCCATGGTGTTGAAAATATCTACGGATGTACCGACCACAAGCGCGCCAACCGTTGCTTCTGCTCCGAAGAGTCCTAGCCCCAGTTTGACCGCACCATCCACACCATCGCGTCTCACGCCCCCGGCAACCACAATTCCCAGCCCCGGACTTACCCAGACGCCGCCTGCTGCAACGGGCGTTCCGGCGACTCAAACCCAGGCAAGTGCTCTGCCTAGTGGAACAACGAAAACATACTCGAATGCTAAACTGGGGATCACGCTCGATTATCCGGGCGATTGGTCGGTAACTGAGTCGGCGAACGGCGCAAAATTCACATCGCCGCGCGGCGAGACGATTGACCTGGGATTGGTGGACACACACAACCAGTTGCCCGAAGATTTTCTGATCGAGACACAACTACCGAATATGCGTTGTCTCAACAGCACCAATTTACATGGCGTCACGATTCGCAATTGTTTGGATACGGTGTCGTTCAGTTACACTGCGCATCTGATTCTCAAACTGCCGAACGGCGTAACGCGCCTCGTCGTGATTTACATGCGCGCCAAATCCCCCAATCCAGTCTTTGACGCGATGATTGCCTCCGCGCGGATCACACCCTAGAGCAGGGCGTTCAGATTCCCAAAGTTTTTGGAAACTTTGGGAATCTGAATAGCGCAACTATAAACTCAAGTGGAATTCGTCCTAAATGAAAGGAACCATGCCCAGTCTCGTCTTCGACCAAGCCGTTTCGTTCTACGACAAAACGCGCGCCGATCCTGAATGGGTTGCGAACGCGATTACCGATTCGCTCATCAAACTAGGCGAGATCACAACCAGGTCACGCGTGCTGGAAATTGGTATCGGCACGGGACGCATTGCGTTGCCGGCGCTTGGACGCGGCATCCCCATCACCGGGATTGATCTGTCGCGCGCGATGATGGCAGAGTTGGAGAAAAAGATCGCGGGGCAGAATCATCGCGTCGCGCTTGTGCAAGCGGACGCGAACGGGTTGCCGTTTCGCGATGCCGCGTTCGATTGTGCGTACGCGGTGCACGTCTATCACGTCGTCGCGAATTGGCAGCGCGCATTGCGTGACGCGTGGCGCGTCGTCAAGCCAGGCGGTCATTTGCTCGTCAATTATCACGATCACGAACCGCGCGCAGTGTTCAGTCGGATGCGCGCCAAACTTGCTGAGATGGCGCGCGCCGCCGGTGTCGAGACGCGCCGACCGGGCGCGCAATCGTCGGACGAACTGCGCGATGAATTGAATCAATTCACCAAAACGCGCGTCGTCGAAATCGCGCGCTGGCATGAGACGGTTGTGCCGGCGCAAATGATTCAAGGTCTTGCCGCGAAAAGCGTGTCCGAGACCTGGCTCATTCCCGATGATTTGCTCGCGCGACTCATCCCGCGTGTACGCGCGTGGGCGCAAGCCGAGTTGGGTGATCTATCGAACGAAATCATCGAACATGAAAAATTCGTCTGGATCATTTCGCAAAAACTGGGCTGAGGCAATGGGTCGCCAAACCCCCTTGACCAATCATTTGATCGCAATTAAAATTCGAGCGTGTGATTCTTCAGGCATCAGCCCTGACTAGATTGAAAATGTGAATGGCTGACAACCGCCGATCTTCAACTGGTTTGATTGTTCTCGCGGTATTCATCATCGCGCTAGGCGTGTTTCTCTGGGCATTGTTCAACTTTCTCGGCTCAGTGAATCGCGCTGAAACTGCATCGGTTACAACCACAACGCCGACCGTGGGCACAACCTTTACGCCGATTTCGCGCGCAACCGACACGCCGATCGCGCCCACGGCAACGCCTACGCGCGTTCAACCCTCGCCCACCGCGATTCTACCTACGGCAACGTCCACACGCGCCGCGCCATCGCCCACCGCGACCGCGCCGCGCGTAGCGCCATCCCCGACTTTAATTGCCCCTGCGCCAGTGGCGCTCACCAAGCAGACGTACAGTACATTGACGATTCAATCTGCGGTGACGGATCGCCCCGCGGCATCGCATGCTGATCTCAATTTGAAATTGCGTGGCTTTGCGCCGTTCAAATCGGATCTCGAATTGATGGACTTGGAGGGCGCGACCGATGGTGCTGCGCCGCAGTTATCGAGTCTCTTGACCGGTAGCCGCGATCCGGTGGTCAAGGCAGTTTATCGCGTCAATAACTGGGATTGGGGTTGCAATTGCAAAGCCAAACCGATTGACGATCCCGATGTGACGTTAGTCGGATTTGGAGTTACACCTGGGGAACCGATTCACGTACCGCACGCTAACATTGACATCGGTAACAAGAATCAAGTCATGGTGTTGTATGCCGACGCGGACAGCATCACGCTCGTTTATACGCGCAATGACAATGTGACCCAGGGTTACATCGTGCACGTTGCGGGCGTCGCAATTGAGCCCGACCTGCTTGCGCTATATCAGCAGTTGAACAGTGCGGGACGCGCGTCATTGCCCGCGCTCAAGGAATACCAGGTGTTGGGCGTCGCGCCGACCAACGAAATCAGGATTGCGGTACGCGATACCGGCGCCTTTATGGATCCACGGTCGCGCAAGGATTGGTGGCGCGACAAACCCAAGCCACAATTGCCGCCGAGTATGATGAAACCCCGTCCCTAGCGCGGCGAAAGAAATGTATGCCGAATTCGCGGCGCATCCAGAATGATGCGCCGCGTTTTTTTATCTGCTTTGTAACTACTCAGCCATCGTTCCTTTATCCGCGAATTACGCGAATCTTCGCAATTTTTTTCTTCTTATTCGCGCAATTCGCGTTATTCGCGGATAAATTTGTTTTCATCGGCGTAAATGTGGGTTGGCTGAGTAGTTACTCTGCTTTGAACTGTCCTTGCGAGCGAAGCGACGCAATGACACCCTTGTACGTGATCGCCAGTTTTTTGTCCTTGACAAGGTGTGTTATAATTGTACTAGTTGAAATAGTACAATTCCGAAAGGCGGGCAATGGAACTGCGAATTGACCCGGACAGCGCGGTACCGATCTACTTGCAGGTCGTCCATTCGATCAAGCATCAAGTGGCGACGGGAAAGCTAAAGCCCGGCGAGCAACTGCCGACGGTGCGCGAACTCGCGACGAACTTGCGGATCAATCCGAATACGGTTGCGCGCGCGTACGATTTGCTCGACAGCGATAGCGTGATCACCACCCA includes these proteins:
- a CDS encoding cyclase family protein, whose translation is MKIYDISIPMTPTMPTYPGDPTVSIEPVLRIAHGDNANVSRLTFGNHTGTHVDPPVHFIPGGKTVDQLDLNTLVGSARVVDLTRVKKIITAADLERARIPRRVTRVLFKTRNSAMWRRAGFQKDFIALAPDAAVWLVARGVKLVGIDYLSVEAFGVPEPATHRTLLGAGVIAVEGLNLSGITAGTYKLVCLPINVQGGDGSPARAILIEE
- a CDS encoding class I SAM-dependent methyltransferase → MPSLVFDQAVSFYDKTRADPEWVANAITDSLIKLGEITTRSRVLEIGIGTGRIALPALGRGIPITGIDLSRAMMAELEKKIAGQNHRVALVQADANGLPFRDAAFDCAYAVHVYHVVANWQRALRDAWRVVKPGGHLLVNYHDHEPRAVFSRMRAKLAEMARAAGVETRRPGAQSSDELRDELNQFTKTRVVEIARWHETVVPAQMIQGLAAKSVSETWLIPDDLLARLIPRVRAWAQAELGDLSNEIIEHEKFVWIISQKLG
- a CDS encoding GntR family transcriptional regulator — encoded protein: MELRIDPDSAVPIYLQVVHSIKHQVATGKLKPGEQLPTVRELATNLRINPNTVARAYDLLDSDSVITTQQGRGTYVREKPDSVHLSRVRQEQLKALMDGAVGKALSLGYTLDEVRESFDAQITRWARIKKA
- a CDS encoding exo-alpha-sialidase codes for the protein MRTKIALAVMLSAMMFLVFVAMPDTAPTAQSQGPANKILARQLQIERGEIKTSKHEMRISSGTMYAVLEASGELAKRAAEAKAQGHDDKRPKNLSSSGTQGCQNVFKGPDGLLNIRVNQDCSLRRQAEEVIAINPTNPRNLIAGQNDSRIGFNHCGYDWSFDGGRTWGDQVPPFWQFILADGHTADACSDPTATFDANGNAYVGGILFDINSAASAFVVVKSNAGIGGAFYHSPDASLSFQTYRDTPVGVVANDNNPNVFHDKEYIVADANASSPKKNNVYATWTRFTATNSPIYFSQSTNGGATWSPGVEISGKNTTACTVGSGTTGQPNQCDQDQGSHPIVGPDGTIYVAFGNANTPLVGVNQVLFVKCPAAANCALAASWSAPVKVGDLIDNHPTGPSAAGCPAGRQCLPPNGYRVPEFTSISTSVDKNSKLFVSWSDFRNGGGTCTGSASTATPPCDNDVFYSYSTNGGTTWSAPFNITPKSKFNASAQWQPWSAITPDGRTLYAAYYDRSYGNCETTGCNDITLARIKNPASPNPSVKYKRLTTGSMPNLTPANNPIEAGFLGDYMWVATDAKGKPYVVWADTRGLNDTVEEDIYFAQFEWDDD
- a CDS encoding aldolase, which encodes MRENVVRAMLKRGESVYGMMISEFDSPVIPVIMADAGLDFVILDMEHGSFTLTSALHILQMARLANITPLVRVPDGMYHVIAPVLDAGAQGIVVPRVETREVAERSIAAMRYPPLGVRGIYGGKANNDYQPVKLMEYTRHANDNILAIIQIESKTAVERADELLATPGLDGVLVGPWDLASSLGIDPSDAMVETMVQRALDATKRHHVACGIHVGDPRVIKQWQARGMTFLSCLGDLEMLRNAAYALNKALRG
- a CDS encoding STAS domain-containing protein; translated protein: MDPSPFAAKVRALSRMRAIEMSGEIDGSQSDQLMALFNQVVIQKPSAVLLDFTEIGYINSKGIAAIVAMLTRAQLAQVRLLACGLSEHYREIFQITRLSDFIEIYSDQATAMNSVK
- a CDS encoding STAS domain-containing protein; this encodes MAGKATVTARNVREGVSILDIQGEINAFAENALMDAYTQATSANARVIILNFTGLEYMNSSGIGLLVTLLIRVNRQKQKLLTYGLNEHYQQIFGLTRLNEAIRICLSESDALANA
- a CDS encoding SpoIIE family protein phosphatase, which codes for MASFLRRLSQIFFRKSNGAARDQAFAATSARGAVTPFDLDIAPDDPLLAYLQQSSNAVEVGRVNLESAALRALKQAGVKVVVPLVSQGELIGLLNLGPRLGEQEYSSGDFNLLDNLATQAAPAVRVAQLVQQQQFQAQERERMAQELRVARLIQQTLLPKQLPHVAGWRLAVHYQPAREVGGDLYDFFELPDGRLVIAVGDVTDKGVPAALVMATTRAVLRGAARRELSPSEALERSNNLLCPEMPPAMFVTCLYAILDPTTGRLQYANAGHNPPYRRHDGAADELRATGMPLGLMPGMKYEEKETVLVPGDSVLLYSDGLIEAHNARREMFGFAHLRELVAQHASGSSTLLPFLMEQLRQFSGAGWEQEDDITMLMLERLHFTDADRRDLKTRDEFTLPSEPGNERVAMARVANVARGLGLPNAQLDRLKTAVAETTMNAIEYGNRNHADVPVEIRVAASDELLAIYITDQGTGVPGGEPPTPNLEAKLAGLQSPRGWGLFLIKKMVDEMNVIAGDKHTVELIVRIKDG